The Oscillospiraceae bacterium genome contains a region encoding:
- a CDS encoding phosphoglycolate phosphatase — protein MARYDAVLFDVDGTLIHSSPGILATMEHTFRAMGIDPATVDLTRYLGPPLRRSFAEHFKSEAEIERMVGIYREEYHKAGRHNCRPFPGVREMLEQLRAAGVRLYTATSKPTAVVTPILQEQGLAGYFAFIGGASEDKSVDTKTAVVRTVLARPELAGQRVLMVGDRSDDMVGAAECGIDAAAVLYGYGSREELAPFRPVFEAETCADLTAYILT, from the coding sequence GTGGCAAGATACGATGCGGTGCTGTTCGATGTGGACGGCACCCTGATCCATTCAAGCCCTGGCATTTTGGCGACCATGGAGCACACATTCCGGGCAATGGGCATCGACCCCGCGACGGTCGATCTGACCCGGTACCTGGGGCCGCCCCTGCGGCGAAGCTTCGCAGAGCATTTTAAAAGCGAAGCGGAGATCGAGCGTATGGTGGGCATTTACCGGGAAGAATACCATAAGGCAGGCCGCCACAACTGCAGGCCGTTTCCCGGTGTGCGGGAGATGCTGGAGCAGCTCAGGGCGGCGGGGGTGCGGCTCTATACCGCAACCTCCAAACCCACGGCGGTGGTGACCCCCATTTTGCAGGAGCAGGGCCTGGCCGGTTACTTTGCGTTTATCGGCGGCGCCAGCGAGGACAAAAGCGTGGACACAAAAACAGCGGTAGTGCGCACGGTGCTTGCCCGGCCGGAACTGGCGGGGCAGCGGGTGCTGATGGTGGGCGACCGCAGCGACGACATGGTGGGCGCGGCCGAGTGCGGTATTGACGCAGCGGCGGTGCTGTACGGCTATGGCAGCAGGGAAGAACTCGCCCCATTCCGGCCCGTGTTTGAGGCGGAAACCTGTGCGGACCTGACCGCTTACATCCTTACATAG
- a CDS encoding ABC transporter ATP-binding protein codes for MLELKHIYKTFHPGTINERRALCGLDLSLAKGDFVTVIGGNGAGKSTMLNAISGVFPVDAGSITIDGVEVARLPEYKRAAYLGRVFQDPMTGTAASMGIEENLALAMRRGKRRGLRWGITSQEREQFRTELATLGLGLEDRMNAKVGLLSGGQRQALTLLMATLKKPKLLLLDEHTAALDPKTAAKVLEISAKIVAEHALTTLMITHNMRDAIQYGNRLIMMHEGRVIYDVQGEEKQKLHVKDLLQKFEQVSGSELANDRMLLS; via the coding sequence ATGCTGGAACTGAAACACATTTACAAGACCTTTCACCCCGGCACCATCAACGAGCGCCGCGCGCTGTGCGGGCTGGACCTGAGCCTGGCCAAGGGCGATTTTGTGACCGTGATCGGCGGCAACGGGGCGGGCAAATCTACCATGTTGAACGCTATTTCAGGGGTGTTCCCGGTGGACGCGGGCTCCATCACCATTGATGGGGTCGAGGTGGCCCGCCTGCCGGAGTATAAGCGCGCGGCGTATCTGGGCCGCGTGTTCCAGGATCCCATGACCGGCACGGCGGCCAGCATGGGCATTGAGGAAAACCTTGCTCTGGCAATGCGCCGCGGCAAGCGGCGGGGCCTGCGCTGGGGCATTACAAGCCAGGAGCGGGAGCAATTCCGCACCGAGCTTGCCACCCTAGGCCTGGGGCTTGAGGACCGCATGAACGCCAAGGTGGGCCTGCTTTCGGGCGGGCAGCGCCAGGCGCTCACCCTGCTGATGGCGACCCTGAAAAAGCCGAAGCTTTTGCTTTTGGACGAACACACCGCAGCACTGGACCCCAAGACTGCCGCCAAGGTGCTGGAAATTTCGGCCAAGATCGTGGCCGAGCATGCGCTCACCACCCTGATGATTACCCACAACATGCGGGACGCCATCCAATACGGCAACCGCCTTATTATGATGCACGAGGGCCGGGTGATTTATGATGTGCAGGGCGAGGAAAAGCAAAAGCTGCACGTAAAGGATCTTTTGCAGAAATTTGAGCAGGTGAGCGGCAGCGAACTGGCAAACGACCGCATGCTTCTCTCTTGA
- a CDS encoding sodium:alanine symporter — protein sequence MERLIELIRTLNDWLNRFAWGPATIFLLALAGLLFSVGTGFFQLCRWKTWLAATLGAALKGGQSGDGKGISAFQSACTALAATLGTGNIAGVATALAAGGPGAIFWMWLSALLGTMTAYAENVLAGLYRGKNSRGEPVGGAMFYIEQGLHSRALAVLFAFFCTLGSLGMGNMAQANSIASGMQDSFGVPPLVTGLVVAGAIAFTIVGGIKRVGRVTEKIVPVMAIGYTVGAVAIIAANWRSLPAVTALIFEEAFSVRAGLGGAAGYGVARALRVGVARGVCSNEAGLGSSVMANSASGGTPVGQGMWGIFEVAVDTLFMCTLTGFSILCSGAYDPARYAAALGTPGFDALPNGAALTSNAFRQVFGPFGGAFVAVSLVLFAFSTLLGWSFYGAQAVEYLWGPRACGIYKAVFVVVIVIGCVAKLELVWQISDTFNGLMALPNLLAILWLSPKVFRETKKAFAKRQK from the coding sequence ATGGAACGCTTGATTGAACTGATCCGAACGCTCAACGATTGGCTGAACCGATTTGCCTGGGGGCCGGCCACGATTTTTTTGCTGGCCCTGGCGGGGCTGCTGTTCAGCGTGGGGACCGGCTTTTTTCAGCTGTGCCGCTGGAAGACTTGGCTGGCAGCCACCCTTGGCGCGGCGCTGAAAGGGGGGCAGAGCGGCGACGGCAAAGGCATATCGGCATTCCAATCGGCCTGCACAGCGCTGGCTGCCACCCTGGGTACCGGCAACATTGCGGGCGTGGCCACCGCCCTGGCGGCGGGCGGGCCGGGCGCTATTTTTTGGATGTGGCTTTCGGCGCTGCTGGGCACCATGACGGCTTATGCAGAAAATGTGCTGGCAGGGCTTTACCGGGGCAAAAATTCCCGCGGGGAACCGGTGGGCGGGGCGATGTTCTACATTGAACAGGGCCTGCACAGCCGGGCGCTGGCGGTGTTGTTTGCCTTTTTCTGCACCCTGGGGTCCCTGGGCATGGGCAACATGGCACAGGCGAATTCCATCGCCTCCGGCATGCAGGACTCGTTCGGCGTGCCGCCCCTTGTGACGGGCCTGGTGGTGGCGGGCGCCATTGCGTTCACCATTGTGGGCGGGATCAAGCGGGTGGGCAGGGTGACCGAAAAGATCGTGCCGGTCATGGCCATTGGTTACACGGTGGGCGCGGTGGCCATTATCGCGGCCAACTGGCGCAGCCTGCCCGCGGTGACGGCCCTGATTTTTGAGGAAGCCTTTTCGGTGCGCGCGGGGCTGGGGGGAGCCGCCGGATACGGCGTGGCGCGTGCGCTGCGGGTGGGCGTTGCCCGGGGCGTGTGCTCCAACGAGGCAGGCCTTGGCAGCTCGGTTATGGCAAACTCGGCCTCCGGCGGCACCCCGGTGGGGCAGGGCATGTGGGGCATTTTTGAGGTGGCGGTGGACACCCTGTTCATGTGCACCCTCACCGGCTTCTCCATCCTGTGCAGCGGCGCTTATGACCCGGCCCGCTATGCCGCCGCCCTGGGCACGCCCGGCTTTGACGCGCTGCCCAACGGCGCGGCCCTTACCTCGAACGCATTCCGCCAGGTGTTCGGGCCCTTCGGCGGGGCGTTCGTTGCGGTGTCGCTGGTGCTGTTTGCCTTTTCCACCCTGCTGGGCTGGAGCTTTTACGGCGCACAGGCGGTGGAGTACCTGTGGGGGCCCAGAGCCTGCGGGATTTACAAGGCGGTGTTTGTTGTGGTGATCGTGATCGGCTGCGTGGCAAAACTGGAGCTGGTGTGGCAGATCTCGGACACCTTTAACGGGTTGATGGCGCTGCCAAACCTTTTGGCAATCCTCTGGCTTTCGCCGAAGGTGTTCCGCGAAACAAAGAAAGCGTTTGCAAAACGGCAGAAGTAA
- a CDS encoding branched-chain amino acid ABC transporter permease, protein MEFLGSLLNSMPGAVAQGVIWGIMAIGVYITYRILDVADLTVDGSLATGGAVCVMLMRAGCNTWVAVLCAFAAGMLAGLVTGLFHTACGIPAILAGILTQLALYSVNLRILGAGTGMGKANQAISVDKYQLLVSQRYVREASLANPLLLLLIITAVLIAVLYWFFGTELGCSLRATGANQNMARAQGINTNFNIVLGLMVSNGLVALSGALLAQYQGAADVSGGRGAIVIGLAAVIIGEVIFGKLFRNFALKLLAVSIGAILYYIVIQVVLRLGLSTDDLKLLTALVVALFLALPYWKGRYFTKPKAAKGGAV, encoded by the coding sequence ATGGAGTTTCTGGGTTCGCTGCTCAATTCCATGCCAGGCGCGGTGGCGCAGGGCGTGATCTGGGGCATTATGGCCATTGGCGTGTACATCACCTACCGCATCCTGGATGTGGCTGATCTGACGGTGGACGGATCGCTGGCCACCGGCGGCGCGGTGTGCGTTATGCTGATGCGCGCCGGCTGCAACACCTGGGTGGCGGTGCTGTGCGCTTTTGCGGCGGGCATGCTGGCCGGCCTGGTGACGGGCCTGTTTCACACCGCCTGCGGGATCCCGGCCATTTTGGCGGGCATCCTTACACAGCTGGCACTATACTCGGTGAATCTGCGCATTTTGGGCGCGGGCACCGGCATGGGCAAGGCAAACCAGGCCATCAGTGTGGATAAATACCAGCTGCTGGTTTCGCAGCGGTACGTGCGGGAAGCAAGCCTTGCAAACCCGCTTTTGCTCCTGCTGATCATTACCGCGGTGCTGATCGCGGTGCTTTACTGGTTCTTTGGCACCGAGTTGGGTTGTTCGCTGCGGGCCACCGGCGCAAACCAGAATATGGCGCGCGCCCAGGGCATCAACACCAATTTCAACATTGTGCTGGGGCTCATGGTTTCCAACGGCCTGGTGGCCCTTTCCGGCGCGCTGCTGGCCCAGTACCAGGGCGCGGCGGATGTGAGCGGAGGCCGGGGCGCCATTGTGATCGGCCTGGCGGCGGTGATCATCGGCGAGGTGATTTTCGGCAAGCTGTTCCGCAATTTTGCGCTCAAGCTTTTGGCCGTTTCCATCGGTGCGATCCTGTATTATATTGTGATCCAGGTGGTGCTGCGGCTTGGGCTTTCGACCGACGATTTGAAGCTGCTTACCGCCCTGGTGGTGGCCTTGTTCCTTGCGCTGCCTTACTGGAAGGGCCGTTATTTTACAAAGCCGAAGGCTGCGAAAGGGGGCGCTGTGTAA